From the genome of Triticum aestivum cultivar Chinese Spring chromosome 1A, IWGSC CS RefSeq v2.1, whole genome shotgun sequence:
CTGCTAGTCAACACTAGCTATGGATGTGAATGGAAAATTATCTGATGGCGACTTAAATAAAACAGAAGCTCTTCACTCGAATGGACAGCCGGTAGATGATGTCATAATTATAGAATCTGAAGGGGATGAGAACAAAGTTGTAGTAGAAACTAACATCATAGAAGGTCCATTTGAGGAGCACAAGGAACACAGATGTGGCAAAACGGACAATAGTGTGCATGAAGAAGCATCCACTAGCACTGATGATGATTCAGACAGTGACCTGTATGGATTTCTCCGCGAGTCAGAGAATGAACAAACTTCAGAGTCTGATGTTGAGGAGACAGACATTGAGGTTTGTGCATAACATGTTCAATTTCGAGATCATAACTTCTAAATCAGAGAAAAAAGTATGGTCACCATGTCCCTAAAAAATGTATGTTTACTGTATGGATTGTAGTTAATATGGCAACTTGACATGAAACTCTCGACAGCTTTTGTTGATGAACACCATTTAGTATTTTCTATTGTTTGCTTGATATACTTTTCTCTGTCCTTGCCCCCCTTAGTTGTGAAGCACATTTATGATGTCTAGACTAATCATCAATGTTATCTTATCAGGCTGCAGCTGCACCTCAACATTTCTATGATTGTATTTTTTAATGCCTAACATATACTATGCTAGTTTGGTTTCTCTTGTTGATTGATTCAGTTTTGATTTACAATTGATTGGCTGAACAGATTGAAACATAGCAGGTGCAACTTATGTTACTCAAATCTGTTCTGCATTATATCAAGTTCTTTTCAGCAATCTGTAATTTTGATGTGTCGTCATCCATCTTTTGGGTGCATATTTTGGTTATAAGTTCTCTCAATTGATTTCCTACAGGTGGCTCTGCCCGAGGAAAAAGTCGAAGAATTAGTTGCTGAATTCCATGATGTTGAGAGCAAAGTAACCTTTATAACCCCTGTTGTCCTATGGACACCTTTGTTTCCTGAGCATTTAATTCATTGTTTTCTTTGGTAACACTCAGGCTGCTGAGGCGCAAGAATCACTTGAAAAGGAATCACTGGAAAAAATTGAGGCTGAAGTAAGATTGGAGTTATCTGAGAGGCTCCAAGGAGATGCGGTTTGTGAATATGTTTATGTTTTGCTTCAGTTTATAAATTCTTAACTGTTACTCTCTCTGTTCAATACAATgatatataatatatattttttACTTAAAATAGTTGGACTTAGCTGTGGCAATTGAGATGGAGCAATTCAAGAAGGAATGGTCAACCGAACTTGATGATTTGGAGATCCGTAGTGCTGTTCTGCTGGTATGCTTTTGTTCGAAAGAGGATCTTTCTGTCCATTCAATAAACCCGGTGATAAATTATATCTCAGTGCCATGTGATATCCTAtgagggcaggcctggcgcagtggtgaagtcctccccacttgtgccaagaggtcctgggttcgaaccagcctctctgcattgcactttgcaggggtaagactaggttcctataatccttccccagaccccaccttgtgtgggagcttctatgcactgggtctgtcctttttcATGTGATATCCTATGCATGTCCAAAATgccctatttatttatttatttaaataaaaataagtttcattatttattcatattattATCACCAGATTAACCATGTATTTCTAGTCTCTTGATTAGATTCACGGAAGTTCTCGACCTTGCTAAGACATAATAACAAAGGCGATTAGTGTTAAACTTGTTAAACTTGCTATGACcttgtgttggctgtgtgcatcttagttatgcagaggccgggtgtaatgcttaaatctaaagcgccccttttcgaaaaaagTATATCACAACTCTAGTCATATTAAATTGAGACTTActtttttgaaggaaatttgagacaTTATTTTACTTACATTTCCTTTGGTAGATGTTTATTTCAGTATCTCTAGGTGCTAAATTGCAATTTTAACTCCAGGAAGAACTTGATGCTGCTGGCGTTGAACTTCCCAGCCTTTATAAATCAATAGAAAGTCAAGCGCCAAATGTTTGTGAGACTGAAGCATGGAAAAACAGGACTCATTGGGCTGGTTCTCAAGTTCCTGAACAAGCTAATCTATCAATCAGAAAAGCTGATGAGTACCTGCAGTCTTGTAGACCTGTAAGGAGGTAATGTTAGGGCAAACAGTTTTTTGACGTAAACTGTCATGGACAGAAGTTGGTTACTCCTTTGTTCGGTTTTTCGAGCCTGAGCTTTAGTCTACTTGCCTCAAACAGAAAACATGGAAGGCTGCTGGAGGAAGGTGCTAGTGGCTTTCTTGCAGGAAAAGTTCCTCTTGTGGATGATGATTCTGTACAGTGCCATGAGAAAAGTTGGAGTTCATTCAATGAACTTATTAAATCTATTAAGTGTGCCAAAACTTCTTTTGGAAGCAGTAACTGGGCATCAGTTTATCTGGCCAATACACCCCAGGAAGCTGCCGCCTTAGGTCTCCAATTTCCAGGAGTTGATGAGGTACCAGCTTTAACTGATCATTGTTATATCGTGTGTTGTCACCGTTGCATTTTACTTAGCCTCATGCCTCATCCAATACGTTCTTGAAATATAATTCTATCTTAAACTTATGTATTTCCCTTAGAGAGGAAGCTATTCTTGTTGATGCTTCTCCAGTCTGGGGAAATGTAAACTTTAGTAGTAGTTAACTTGAATTTGTATTTATTGAAGTGCGCAATCTGGTTAGTGCAACATCAGGTCAAATGAATTGGATAAGATTAGACAACTAAAGGTATACCTTGTATGTTTGATAATGAATATGATATGGTGTGGTTACAAACCGTTGCATGCACGGTGTCTTGATGACCAATCCTGTTATCCAGGTTACTATTCCCTCCATGTAACAATGTATTACTGCATGAATGCGGCCACACTTTCAGTACCCCCAGTGCTCGCATGTTCACAAAGTGTCTAGATTGATCTTGCAAAACTAATGCTGGAGCTGTATTGTTGAAAGCGCATCAATTATCTTATATGTCGTCATTGCTTTCAGTACTACTCCCTCCAGTTCAGATTAGATGACTTCTTCAGGAAGTTGATATTGGTTGCAAGTACTTCCTGTTTTGGGGTCAAGGCAGCATTCTTGTCAATCAGTAACATTTTGATGGGTATTATGTATTTATGTTAGGGAAATTGATATACAATTAGCTGGGGAAGCTACACCAAAAGCTAATGCATTAAGTGTTTCTTTAACCTTCTTTGTGCCTTCGATTGCtcctctgtttcaaaatataaggtcCAGTTTGTGAAGGGTGAGTTTGGCAAACAAAACTAGGTGTAAGTTGAGTCACCAAGGGCAGGCATCTCGTCTGGGTTGCATGTGTTTTAAGTAACTAATACGTACACCACAATTAGCTTTGAGGTCTTTCAAAactgaaaacatccaagaattaagTGAGTCATCATGCATGCTCCCCCCATACATTTTCTTTACAGATTGGTGATGCTTTTGTTAGTTGATCTACTGTAATGTCCATCAACCTAAGCATCATTGCATCTTGAAACATTTTCCTCTTGTGCACATTGAGTTCACCTGTCAGTTGTATTTTTTGTGCTTACATTAGACAAGAATGCAACATATATTTTAATGTAACGATGCCATATTTTTGATCATTATAGAAGCTATGCATCATAAAATTGTTTATAAACATTGTTGTTAAAAGGAAAACGCTTACGATCATCCGACTGAAAACGACGCACGCGCCCGCTGTCTCTATGACCGTCGGATATGATTTGTTCGCATGACTCGGGCATCAACCTATTTACATACTATAGATTTGCAACTGAGCCACTATTGCAATCTCCCCTACCGCAACAACTAGGTTGTTGCAGAATCTGAATCTCGTGCGACACATTGACTGTCTCCTTCGTACTCAACGTGTTTCCTGTGGGGTCACTCAACAGCGGGGCAGTTGCGACAACATCTTTCATTGCAATCTTCAACACCATCCATGTTGCAAAAGTCATTTTCCGCAACATCATCTATGTTACAAAAAGTGAGGAAAAAATCTACAACAAAAACTTTGTTGCaaatattttctacaacatgagCTCTGTTGCAGAAATACTGCAACACCGTCTCTGTTGCAATGACAAGGACTTGGCTGGATCACTGAATGAAGCCACATCTAGCGGCTGTCGAGGCGGCGGATTTTTTCAAAAGATCCGCCGGTTGACGCGTAGCACGACCCTTGTTAAAAGCTCTTCTATAAGTTCTAGAAAGAAAATGGGTGACATTATTATATTATTTCCCTGCATCCTTTTTCAGTTTTAATAATGAGacagtattttttatttttggttttgagTAACATGTTTATTATTCTTTCGTGTAATTGGTTCACCATGGTACTTACCATTATACTGGTATTTTCTGTAAAGCTGGCATCATCCAAATTTCCacttattttatttgttttttccaTGGAATAGTTCCTCTAAAGTTCCAATTATTattctatatataggtggaggagaTAGCTGAAGTTGATGGTGCTGTTGATGACATAAAATGTGTTGATGAAATAGAGCTTTCTGAAGAACAGAGGAGAAAATACAGAAAGGTCAGTCGAAACTAACCATGCACCCTTCTTTGTCCTGATGTTCCTATCCTTAGATATCTCCTTTGTGCTTTTTGtgtagtcttagtgtgtgtgtgtgcgtgtgtgtgtgcttgTTTCCATTTTTTACTTGATTTATTGCTTTCTATAACACCTAGTTCCTCCTAGTTTGATAGAGTTGTATGTTTTGTTCACGCTGGATGCATAATATGTTAAAATCTCAAATGGTGTTTTTATAGTTACATGTCTACTTGGTAAAATGCTGATTGCAAACATTTACCCTGCATACCAATGACTTTGCTGCGATGCTTATAATCCTTGTATCTATCTACTGTTCCTGATTGTTCTTTATTGCTCAGTACCTATTTCTTTTTATGAGGAAACACCGCCACAGTACTATGTGGTCATGCTGATTCTCTGATTCGGTTGCAATACAAGTGACATAACGGCTTGTTTAAAAGCTGAGGATTGCTGATATGCTGTACATCATATGTTATTTGTTGTAATGTAAATATCACTGAAATACCTTATGTAGGTAAGAGAAGAAGATGATGCAAAGGCGATAAAACGTTTGCGGCGTTATATGGAAAAAAGGACAGACGGCTGGTGCAAGGTACCTGCTCATGTTAGTATTTGGTGTGAGATCAGTCTTTTTCTTACTCAGCTGGATTGGTTCTGTTTCTCTTGGGTGCTCTAATTAACATTCAATGCAGGGCAATGTCGGTTTGACCTCGTCATCAAATGGATGCTGTAAGCTACCTCTGTCATTAGATGATGGTGTTTTGGACGCCAACAGGGGTCGTCCTTTATCTGAGAAACAGAAAATGGATAAAGATGAAGTTTCCGCTGAGTTGCTGAAGCGAACACGTGAAGATGATGTTGAGCTTGACCACAAGAGGTCAAAAACTATAGTGATAGAGAGTGACGATGACATGCAGATGGACAGCAAGCTAGTTCTGCATATCAAGGACAGCGAGCATAGTTCAGCAGAGCTTGAAAAGGGGGTTGACATTATTGATCTTGATCTTTTCCCATCACAAAGCCCTAAGTTTAGTGATATGGATTTACCCAAGTCTTTTAAGTGCACAATTTGCACCAAAATGTTGAATGCCTCTGATGTGCATCGTCACCCAGTACTGGATGTTGCTGTTTGTGGGTCTTGCAGATTTCTGGTGATAGAGAAGAACCGTCTTGAGGTGAATACTTACCCTCTTTGCTGATAGTTTTGAACTGTTTGAAAATAACATCAGTTCTTTTTGGGGGATGAACAATGCGTTTGTAATATTCTTAGCCATGCTGTTTCTTTTTATTACAGGGCCCTGTATCTGGTGGTTATTGCACCTGGTGTGTTCAGTGTGAACAACTTCTAAGTTGCAGTTCCTGTAAGATGCTTTTTTGTACAAAATGCTTGTTAAAGAATCTTGGTGAGAAATGCATATCAGAAGCTAAAGTCACTGGCTGGCAGTGTTGCTGCTGCCAACCCAGTCAACTGGAACACTTAGTTTCTGAATGTGATAAGGCTCTGAGTGGTGTTGAATCTTCTGATCTCGAGGGTGACAACACTTCTGGAACCGAAACCAATGACCCTGTTAGGTATGCCCTTTTGCACTTTTAccagtatactccctctgttcctaaatgtaagtccttttagagattccagTAAGGGActgcatatggagcaaaatgagtgaatctacactctaaaatatgtctatatacatccgtatgtagtttgtattgaaatctctaaaaagacatctttagaaatggagggagtattatttatcaCACTATAGATATAGCACTGAAGATTTTTTCAAGCTAATTGAATATGTAAAACCTGGTCAGCAAGCACAAAAGGAAAAAGAAGATAAGAAGAATCATGGATGATACAGAACTTGGGGAGGAAACAAAGCGTAAAATTGCAATGGAGAAGGTGTAGTCTCCTTTGCTTTGACATATCTAACATTTGTTTTTAGTGGAAGCTGTCCAGGTTGTAATTTGTACATTCTTTTATAGGCTAGGCAAGAACATTTGAAGTCAATGCATGAGCAGTCTGCCAGCAAGTTAAGGAGCAGCAACATTGGAACTTCCTCTGGGGCTGTATTGGAAGTCTTTCTACAGGATGCTGGGGATGGCCATATTGTCAACCCTGCCAGGGAGGAAGACGAGGAACCTGTTAGAATTCCAAGCAGCATATCTGCTAAACTGAAGCCTCATCAGGTTTGTATTTGATATATACCCTCTAAACACTGCGATGCGTATTCATCCTTGCAATTAAATTTGATTTGTAAAACCTTGTATCAAAAATGATGTGCTGGCTTGTAATGTGCTTGCATGGTGAAATGTACAAATAGAAATCTTTATCACATGATGATTGAATGTGTTCCCTACCATTGCTTTCATAATTTTGCTTTAAAATGCTTAACATTCTTTAATTGTAATTGTTTGCTAGGTGGCACCATGTCACTTGCATACCAGTCATGACCTCTACCCCATACTGTGACTGGACCCCTTATATGTTGCATTCTCGTATTTCAGGTAGCAGGAATAATATTTATGTGGGAAAATGTTATCCAGTCTGTTAGAACAGTCAAATCTGGTGACAAAGGTTTTGGGTGCATTTTGGCGCATAACATGGGGCTTGGGAAAACTTTTCAGGTATGTGTTCGTATTTTACCTTGATCCAGTTACATGAACATATTCTGATGTCGATTTAAATTATGTGCTGGGAGCTATTCTAACGTATGCGATGTGTGCTTTTCACTTTTACCGGTTTTGGTGTATGTGCTTAATTGCTATTAATTATGTAGCAAGCGTTAATGCTTTTCAAGGCGGCCTTTGTTTGGCCGGTTGCATACCTATATTTATGAATTGTATACTTTGCAGGTTATTACCTTCCTGTACGTTGTTATGAGATGTGCCCAGTTGGGACTCCGCACGGCACTTATAGTTACCCCTGTTAATGTTCTGCATAATTGGAAGAAAGAGTTCACCAAGTGGCAACCGGCCGAACTAAAGCCCCTTCGTGTGTACATGCTGGAAGATGTTCCGAGGTGCGGATTATGTTATCCTTTGTGTTACTGTTAACGTAGTTAAATTTGTTTACTCAATGGGTGTAGCCTAGAGGCTGTCTTGGTGCCAATAATTCCATCTTGTAAAAACTTAATGTGCTCAACTGCAATTGGTATAGTAACAATCTAGCTTGTACCGGCCTTTAAAGAAATCTTTACCCTGAAAAGGGTCATCTGTTATGTTAAACAACTACTACCATTGATACATTGATTCCTACCATGGAAGATGGAGCTCGATTGGTGGTTTGTATTTTGTGACATAAATTAAGGattttatttggtgcttctgttgTGTTTTTCCTAAATTTTGAAACATCAGGTGTAACCCTTACTTTTTATCTCAAGTTTACCTGCAACACTCACTTGGTTTAATACGAAGGAGTTCTGTTCCTGTACTGGAATCGTGCAGCTGTGAAACATAGCGGTTTCTTCTATAGTTTTCAGTTCAGAAAAACCTGTGTGTTTATATGTAAATATTTTGTGGAAATGTGGGTTCACTCTGTCTGTGATGTTTTCattattaatactccctccgttcctaaatatatgtctttttagtttttagacatttcaaatggacaacaacatacggctgtatgtagacatattttagagtgtagattcactcattttgctccgtatgtagtcacttgttggaatctctagaaagacatatatttgggaacggagggagtatttatcatGGAAGTACATATTTCCACTCTAACCTTTATTTTCGCAGGCTAAAAAGGCTGTATTTACTTAACAAGTGGCGAGCAAAAGGTGGAGTACTTCTCATTGGTTATTCATCATTTAGGAACTTATCTCTTGGAAGACATGTGAAGGAAAAAGATACTGCAGATGAGATTTCTAATGCGTTGCAGGTGATATTCCATTTGTTCTGTTATTTTGTTTCAAGCTTTTATGTATGCCAGCTCACTATCCTTTATATGAGAGCATAATAACTTGTAGATGTTCATGTCTTGCATGAATTATGATGTATAATGTTTTCGGTTAGCCATGGGTTCTGATGTATTTCACTTACATGGCACTGTCAGTGTGGGCCAGATATTCTTGTATGTGATGAAGCACATATGATAAAGAATAGGAAGGCCGACACTACACACGCTCTAAAACAAGTAAAGACGCAAAGAAGAATTGCGTTAACTGGATCCCCATTACAGAATAATTTGATGGAATATTACTGTGTAAGGAACTTGCACTTCACCATATACAGTTTTATCTTCCAGTTACTGACAATATTTGATGCCTAATGGCTTTTGGTTCATCCTATGAACAGATGGTTGATTTTGTCAGGGAAGGTTTTCTTGGAAGCAGCCATGAATTCCGCAATAGGTAATGTAATgctcagttaccttggcacctttgtCTTTAAATCTTGGGATTGAGACGTCTTGCTCTATCAGGTTCCAGAACCCGATTGAAAATGGGCAGCACACAAATTCTAC
Proteins encoded in this window:
- the LOC123044747 gene encoding protein CHROMATIN REMODELING 20 isoform X2, whose amino-acid sequence is MDVNGKLSDGDLNKTEALHSNGQPVDDVIIIESEGDENKVVVETNIIEGPFEEHKEHRCGKTDNSVHEEASTSTDDDSDSDLYGFLRESENEQTSESDVEETDIEVALPEEKVEELVAEFHDVESKAAEAQESLEKESLEKIEAEVRLELSERLQGDALDLAVAIEMEQFKKEWSTELDDLEIRSAVLLEELDAAGVELPSLYKSIESQAPNVCETEAWKNRTHWAGSQVPEQANLSIRKADEYLQSCRPVRRKHGRLLEEGASGFLAGKVPLVDDDSVQCHEKSWSSFNELIKSIKCAKTSFGSSNWASVYLANTPQEAAALGLQFPGVDEVEEIAEVDGAVDDIKCVDEIELSEEQRRKYRKVREEDDAKAIKRLRRYMEKRTDGWCKGNVGLTSSSNGCCKLPLSLDDGVLDANRGRPLSEKQKMDKDEVSAELLKRTREDDVELDHKRSKTIVIESDDDMQMDSKLVLHIKDSEHSSAELEKGVDIIDLDLFPSQSPKFSDMDLPKSFKCTICTKMLNASDVHRHPVLDVAVCGSCRFLVIEKNRLEGPVSGGYCTWCVQCEQLLSCSSCKMLFCTKCLLKNLGEKCISEAKVTGWQCCCCQPSQLEHLVSECDKALSGVESSDLEGDNTSGTETNDPVSKHKRKKKIRRIMDDTELGEETKRKIAMEKARQEHLKSMHEQSASKLRSSNIGTSSGAVLEVFLQDAGDGHIVNPAREEDEEPVRIPSSISAKLKPHQVAGIIFMWENVIQSVRTVKSGDKGFGCILAHNMGLGKTFQVITFLYVVMRCAQLGLRTALIVTPVNVLHNWKKEFTKWQPAELKPLRVYMLEDVPRLKRLYLLNKWRAKGGVLLIGYSSFRNLSLGRHVKEKDTADEISNALQCGPDILVCDEAHMIKNRKADTTHALKQVKTQRRIALTGSPLQNNLMEYYCMVDFVREGFLGSSHEFRNRFQNPIENGQHTNSTSDDVKIMNQRSHILYEQLKGFVQRMDMNVVKNDLPPKKVFVITVKLSQLQRKLYRRFLDVHGFSSGTSEKPYQHGGFFAKYQKLAQIWNHPGLLQMAKEQRGSLRREDAVENFLTDESSSDDNHSIEIQLPNGGKQKSRTDQQSKKIDLLNEESNWWENLLDDNTFKEADYSGKMVLLLDILATCYELGDKALVFSQNLTTLDLVEFYLSKMQIKGKEGKYWKQGKDWYRCP
- the LOC123044747 gene encoding protein CHROMATIN REMODELING 20 isoform X1; translation: MDVNGKLSDGDLNKTEALHSNGQPVDDVIIIESEGDENKVVVETNIIEGPFEEHKEHRCGKTDNSVHEEASTSTDDDSDSDLYGFLRESENEQTSESDVEETDIEVALPEEKVEELVAEFHDVESKAAEAQESLEKESLEKIEAEVRLELSERLQGDALDLAVAIEMEQFKKEWSTELDDLEIRSAVLLEELDAAGVELPSLYKSIESQAPNVCETEAWKNRTHWAGSQVPEQANLSIRKADEYLQSCRPVRRKHGRLLEEGASGFLAGKVPLVDDDSVQCHEKSWSSFNELIKSIKCAKTSFGSSNWASVYLANTPQEAAALGLQFPGVDEVEEIAEVDGAVDDIKCVDEIELSEEQRRKYRKVREEDDAKAIKRLRRYMEKRTDGWCKGNVGLTSSSNGCCKLPLSLDDGVLDANRGRPLSEKQKMDKDEVSAELLKRTREDDVELDHKRSKTIVIESDDDMQMDSKLVLHIKDSEHSSAELEKGVDIIDLDLFPSQSPKFSDMDLPKSFKCTICTKMLNASDVHRHPVLDVAVCGSCRFLVIEKNRLEGPVSGGYCTWCVQCEQLLSCSSCKMLFCTKCLLKNLGEKCISEAKVTGWQCCCCQPSQLEHLVSECDKALSGVESSDLEGDNTSGTETNDPVSKHKRKKKIRRIMDDTELGEETKRKIAMEKARQEHLKSMHEQSASKLRSSNIGTSSGAVLEVFLQDAGDGHIVNPAREEDEEPVRIPSSISAKLKPHQVAGIIFMWENVIQSVRTVKSGDKGFGCILAHNMGLGKTFQVITFLYVVMRCAQLGLRTALIVTPVNVLHNWKKEFTKWQPAELKPLRVYMLEDVPRLKRLYLLNKWRAKGGVLLIGYSSFRNLSLGRHVKEKDTADEISNALQCGPDILVCDEAHMIKNRKADTTHALKQVKTQRRIALTGSPLQNNLMEYYCMVDFVREGFLGSSHEFRNRFQNPIENGQHTNSTSDDVKIMNQRSHILYEQLKGFVQRMDMNVVKNDLPPKKVFVITVKLSQLQRKLYRRFLDVHGFSSGTSEKPYQHGGFFAKYQKLAQIWNHPGLLQMAKEQRGSLRREDAVENFLTDESSSDDNHSIEIQLPNGGKQKSRTDQQSKKIDLLNEESNWWENLLDDNTFKEADYSGKMVLLLDILATCYELGDKALVFSQNLTTLDLVEFYLSKMQIKGKEGKYWKQGKDWYRLDGSTPSSERQNLVERFNDPANTRVKCTLISTRAGSLGINLHAANRVVLLDGSWNPTHDLQAIYRVWRYGQMKPVYAYRLMAHGTMEEKIYKRQVTKEGLAARVVDRQQVSRTISKEEMLHLFEFGDEELLDESGNDTIIDRTKVGMEKLSMPNSTELPVDTLMLNLLSDHPRWIAGYHEHEVLLQENEEERLTKEEQDMAWSNFKQSQQLDAVARKAAHDHERKPIESKPPPPKVTSRSRQAQQPKSHSNNQKKCTNLNHMLTLRSHGTKAGCTTSCDECGQTISWETLNRSDGRLR